Below is a genomic region from Fulvia fulva chromosome 5, complete sequence.
TTCCGGCCAAGCTCTCCGTTTGCTATGCAGTTTCTGGCAAAGGACTACAGCCGCATTCAGATCAAAGAGGGGCTACTCAAGATATACCGCGATTCTATGGAAGGCGCTCTGAGCTGCTGGCTGACGGAACGGAACTGTCCATACAGTTTCTCGCCCTTCAATGGCAAAGATCTACTGGACGGAAGGGATGTTTGGGGGTCAAACTGGGCAAGTCGAATGGTTACGCGAGTGTGTGCTTTGGATAAGGAATATGTGAAAGCTGGCGTCTTATCGAAGCGCGATCAGCAGCAAGGTGCCAAGATACTGAATCTCGTCGTGATGGCATTTGCCGCGCAGTGGAGCCAAGCGGGCAGACGACACGACGCGGCTCATACAGACTACTCCTCGTCTTCTTCGGAAAGCGCTGCAGCTACCGGTCAAGCCTGCTCGGATCCGCCTATACAACAGCTTGGAGAGGAGAGTTTTGGGCGCAACACGCAGAAGGCGCTGTGGCACAAAGCCAACAGAGCACTCAGCGAGGCTTCCGACAATAACTCTTTTCAAGCAGTCTTTGCAGGAATCATTTTCTCGCTCACACAGCGTCCCATCAACGGCACGGAAGTCCTCGATGAGCTCCAACCAAGCGGAACGGATGAGCTCACCTCATTGTTCAAAGTACTCGACCTGGACGGACCAACCTTGTCGCTGGATGCTGCCAATCGCAAAATGCATGATCATCGTCGTAAGCTGAGAGATGCGAAACAACCGGGAATGTATGGTGCTCGGGCGCCAATAAAGTTGTCGGATGCCCACGAGGAGACCTTTGGCTTGCTTTACTGGCTCGCTGTAATGTTTGACACTCTTTCCGCGGCGATCAATAGGAGATCCTTCACCATCAACGATATGGAATCCAACTTCAGCCGTGCAGGAGGAGATTCGAAGCCGAGGACCGTTCGTCATGACTCCGGTCTTCCTCAGGGCTACATGCTACCGGAGCAGGAACTCAATGACGAGGCCGCGGTGTGGGGCGACTACTTCCTGCGCGAGCAGTCCAGGACGGGACAGCTCCGTAGCCAAAGCACTCGCTGGCCATGTCAATACCATGAAGCAGCTTCATGCCTGGCAGACGCTGCCCCTGTCAAAGTATTGCTGTATCGCCGTCTGGGGCAAGTGCAGAGCCTGTATTACCAAGGGGCGTTGCCACAGCTCATAGAGAACGGACTGGAGGCTACGATGGAGGTATACAACCACTGGAACAATACGTATGGCCTTTTCATCGAAGACTGCATGAGGTACCATGAGGAGTTACCTGCACGCATCCAGTCGTGGTATACTCTCTTGACTGGACACTGGAACCTTGCCGTGCTTATCTTTGTGGACCTGATTGACACCATGGACTCTGCAAACATGACCCTGCCAACACACGCTAATCTCCGAAAGTCCATCAGCTTCACCAGTCATCTTCGCGATACTGCTGTCTATGCGATATGCGAGCTGGGCCGATGCTGTCGCGCTGGCGATGAACCATTAGCCTTCACACAATCTCCAGACTTTCATCATGCTGTGAACAAGGCGGCGCTTCTCACGGAGCCGTGGACTGTAGTCCTGGTTAGGACGTTTGGATATGCTGGTGCTATTTTGGCCAGACGATTGCACCTTGATCAGCCTCCAGAGTCAGGACTCGCGTTGGGAACCTATTCCAAGGAACGCTTGCAGTATTGTATCGATGCGCTCTCGCTTCTGGGCAAGAAGAGTGATATGGCGATGTGTGCCGCGGAGCTGCTGTCTCGCTACACTAACAGATCGAAGTTTTGATGTTTGATCATCGTGACGTTGTTGGACATGGACAACGGCCAGACAGGTTGTTGTGTACTGGCTCAATCTTTCGTGGACGTTATGCAATGCTTGAACAGCGCTGCCATATGGAGCGCGAGTCAAGTCCACCTCTTGTACACCAGCACGACAATCGAGGTTGATGGGACACCTACATTACTCGGAAAGCCATAGGGATGCCTGACTTTCGAGACTGGCTGGTATTTCTGCCTCAGGTATACAACGATCAAGTCGAGTCCATCACATCTGCGGCCCGTGCACCGCGCTAGTCATGACTTTGAATGGTCCTCCGGATCTCTTCTTCGCGTACGAACATTAAGTCCCATCTCTTCTCGCAACACAACCGACCTTCACCATGGCCAAAGGCAGACTCAGACGGGTACGCACTCGCACATCAACCACCAGATCCCCGATACTAACTGATGCGCACACAGCTAGGGGCCAAAACCCCGCCACCCACACACCCACCTCCAACTCCAAAACGCACATATGACGTGGACACAACCACCTTCCCCTTCTTGAAGCTCCCTCGAGAATTGCGCGACGAGATCTACGAATACGCCCTGACCCTACCTGACGACCCGCAAGAACTCCTCATCACAAAACACACCATCGCGCAACCAGCATTGCTCCGCACATGCCGCCAGATTCGCCTCGAGGCCTCGCCATACTACTACTACCTCACCGGCAACCGCTTCAGATTCGCCACCGCCAAGCGCTTCGACATTCAAGGCTGTTTGACGTTCTACTGTCAGTACATTACCGCTGTCGGAATTGATACCCCCGTTTCTGAGGAGTTCCGAATGTATGGGGCTGTGCAGAATCGGAGGGCAGAGGTGGAATTCAAAGGGTGGGACTCGATTGTCAAGAGGTTGAAGAAGTGTCATCCGTGGGAGGCGGAGCGGGATGGGGAGTGGGTTGTGTTCTGCTTTGGGGGTTGTTGTTGATCAGACATGGTGGAGACTGGAGAGGAGATCATGAGACAAGGTGATGCGTGGTCGAGGTTCCCGGTGAACGAACCGAGGCTACTTTGTGGTCGTGGTCGTGGTAGTGGTTGGGAGATACGAGGTGCTCACAATGAGCATTGCTGAGGCTGAACATAAACCAAGGGCTATAGACAAATTTCGTCATCTTCGCTACAAAGGTACTTACTTGAACCTGCCAGCGTGCTAGAGCCATGCGTGGATTTCAATGACTCGCGCGGAGTGCATGCACATTGCTATGTGCTTCCAAGTCACTGATCTGGAATCGCCCCACCTAGCACGCCTTGCGATACTACGCTTCTATCTTGCATCCCCATAAAGCAGCGATGACGACTTCCCAGCAAAACTTGATCACAATCCTACGCTTGAGAAGATTGGTGCAATGAAGAGGAATGGGGAGGCGTCCGAAGTGTCTTTCTTTGTGGTAATGGTAATGGAGAGCGTTTCTGGTTCTGTACGGATGCATCATCCAAAAAACTGGTCTGTGGGTTGTTGAAATTGCTGTAGATGGCTTCTATCTGTCCTGCCAATGTGAAGACCGGCCGATTCTTCATTCATACTCATCCTTCCTTTCATGCCTCATAACGCCGGCGCTTCCCAGGCTTCTCTGCGTATCTTCATCAAATTGCTCTGCTTGTGCGGCAGACTCACTTCCCTCTCTCTATAAAACCCAACTTGTTCACAATACTTCCTGAGCCTGCACGCTGTTAGTCTTGATGTTCGCAATGTTGATCATCCATGTTACTCACTTCACGTTATCAACCCTCGGCTCCATCATCACGACGTTAGTCCTCGAGTCAGATAGCCAGCAGAAATGCAGTAGTGCGTTCAGCCACACCTTTATCCGGTGAGGCCCTCGGAAATCCTGCTCACCAACAAGAACGTGGAGACCACGATCCCAATCGGCCACCTCACCGCCAAGATACTGCGCTAGGCGGTCTTCTTTGACCCAGTATATCTCGAAGAAGCCGAACGGCTTGCCGTCGAAGCAGCCAATGACGGGCATAGAATGCCTCGACGTCAAGCCGTGCTTCAAAAACTGTTCCTGGTGTTCGATGGGACCCTGTTCACCCCACGAATGGGACACGCGAGGATCGTTCATCCACTTGTGCAGAATCTCGACGTCAGTCATGCGGGCCGTGTCGGAATCACGTTCTTCAACGGTGAGGTCGCCGATTGTCGGCACCTTTGGCGCGGAGTAACTGGCGGTAGCACGCGAAATATCCCTCCCGGACTGCATCGGGTCTGCGCCATCATGCTGGGAGAAAGGTCCCCTGTACACGATGGGCCGCTTGCTAAGGGAGGCTACTCGAAAGCTGAGGTATTGTCCCAGACTGGGAACATAGCGCGTGTAGAAGGTCTCGCCCTGTCGTGGAGGCTTCGGTCTTATCGGATGGCGCATATTGTTCGTGGAGGTGTATTGACAAGGTGGAGGTGGGTAGAATGTCGGAAGATGGGAGGATGAGTGAAAGGGCCCCGGGGGCGTGCTTGCGCGATGGCCCGCGCCCAGAGCAGACTGTGCTGTGGCCTGCAAGCCCAATGGCGTACTTGAGCGTTCTTCGTGAATCTGACTGTTTCTGACAGGACTGGCTGGACGACTGCCAGCAGGACTCATTGCAGGGTATGGCGAGTTCGTCTGCAGTGGAGCAAGCGTGAAGAGGTAGACTCTTGGATCAAGCTGCCAGAAAGAGCGCCTCGAGACGAACATCTGTGTCCAACCTTCGCTCTGGTTCTTGGTGCCATCCTCCGGGTCGAGGCCTACTGTGCTGTCCTCGGATGCGATCAGGCCCATGCGCTCCATCTTGGGCAGCAAGTGCTTGCTGGTGAAGATGCCCTCTCTGTTGATGTTGATCCTCCACTCTCCCTTTGGCTTTCCTGCGTCAGGCGTCGACTCGGAGGTAGCATTGCGGAGTTGTGGTTCGGGCTCTTGCTGGTGAAAGTACCAATACAGTGTCGCCCACAGCATCATCGCGATCTGCCGCGTCGGGCTCGTGGCCGGACGGAAGTCATTGCTGGCCGGGTTCGAGATGGAGGAGATGAAGAGGTGGTCGTTTCTCAAAGTTGGTCGCTTGAATCGGTGTATGTGTCTTGCCTTGGGCACGCCTTCCGTTGCACTTCTGTCGGCAGAAGTATCGTGGGTGGTCGCGGCACCCGGTAATGGTTTGtggtcgtcgtcgtcgtcgtcgtcgtcgtcgtcttCGCTATTCAAGATGATGGTCCAGCCGGGAGGGAAGACACTACGGTGTGCACTCAGGTCGTTCGCTTTGAAGTACAGCCCGCCAAAGACGGGTGTCACGCTCAACGTCTGACGGTTGGGGAGGTGGACTATCGCCGGCGCCATGTCTTCACTTCTGCCGACGATACCAACGTTCGCATGCTCCTACAGCAGCAGGACCTAGCATCAGATGTTTCTCTGTTTGTGAAAGGCGAAGCTAGGAAGCTTCCTCAGAGCTCTATCAATACTGTGGCCCCTCTTTCAAGCAAAGAGCTGGATCTATAAGTACAGGACACTGTAGTGGCGAAGTGGATGATGACCATTGCCTGTGACCTCACGCAATCGCCAGACAGCAAAAGGTAAAACATCCCAGCAGCGATCAACGCTGAGTCATTCTACCACGATTCCTACCGCCGAGATATCCCGAGGAATTGAACCATCATCAACACCATCATCTGCCTTCACTTCTACATTGCCGGGCTCGTCGAAGCATGTTAGCGCACGTCAATTGGCGGTCAAAGATACACACCAAAAGATGAAAGTCTTCTGCTCGGCCCAATCCTTCAAGTTCGAATGCCGTTCATCAAGACTGATGTCGAAGCTAAACAGCAAGCTCGCGATAATCAACCTCATCTCCGCCCAAGCGAATCTTTCGCCAATACAAACATGCCTGCCAACGAGGCAAGGTCGAAATACCGGACTGATTTCATCCTTGGCAGGACCAACGAACCGAGCAGGATCGAAAGTCTCTGGGTTCGTGAAGTTTGCTGCCGAATGGAACGCTGGATATTGGTTCACTGCTAGCATAGTCTGTTCCATATCAGCGGTATGTGACAATGCGAAGACTCGAATCGGCTTACACCTTCCGGCACGAACTTTCCGCAAACCATCTCGCCGCCTTTGCCCGTGAGATCCTAGGCACACCGATAACGATGGTTGAGCCCAGGCGCAATCCTTCGCTGATGACTGCTGTCAGGATGTCCCGCTTCGCCAGGCTGGCCATTGTAATGTCGGCTTCAGTAGAGAAGGCAGCTCTCACATCCGCTTGGGCTTGCTTCAGCCACTTCGCACTTTTTAGAAGATACCACAGCACACTGCCTATAGCTGAGCTGGTTGTTTCACTGCCTGCAAACAGTATCACTGGCGTATTGCCCTCTATCTGTGTCCTAGTGAGTTGCTTGCCTTTGTCCTGTGCTGTGTCGTTGTAATCGAGCACGCTTTGGACAAAATCCTTGCAATCAGCTGTGGCCTCGAGTCGTTCTGCCAGTTTCTCGACGGTCAGCTGTTTATGGTATTTCAAGTTCTCCATGGCTTTCTTCGGCATGAGGTCTTTCAACAGCTTGACGACACCTGGGTAGAAGTTGAGGCTTGCCATGAGGGCGATGCCTTTGCCGAACTGGTTGGATATGTCGACCCATGGATGTGCTTTACCTTGTTGTGTCGAACCAAAAGACGAGCCAAAAGACAAATCGCCAGAAACGTCAAAGGTCACCATATTGAGCCAATCAATGATGTCGACTACTGCACCCTTGGAGCTGGCCGAGCATGATTCCTTAAACTTGCTGATCATGAGGCCGACATACCTATCCAGGACATTGGTATGCTCCCGGACTGCCTTTTCGGTGAAACCACCAAGGAAAGCCTTCTTGTACTTCGCATGAGCCTCTTCATCGGCGCCCATGATCGTGGTAGGTTCGTTTGGCCGTCGCGGAAACCAGACGCCTGCACGGTGGATGCGAGGGTTCTGGTAGATGTCCTTCATGGCACGCGGATCGATGTAGGAGAGCTCGTTGGGTGCTATGCGTACGATCGGACCATACTTATTATGCAAGTCAAGGAGGATGCGGTGGATGTCGCCGCTCTGCATGGCCATGACCCATCTGAAACGAAAGGCACAGAAGGCTGGCGGTCCAGGAGAGTGACGGAGAGGATGTAGGTAGAGATTGTACAGAGCTAGCGCAGCTGGAGCCCGTTGCCGTCAACGAACGACGCGATAGTCATGTGTCATCAGCACATTGGAGCCCTACCAGAACCAGCAAAGCAGAGATCGCTACAGCAAGCTGAGCGAAGCTCAGACTTGCGACGTCGACGAAATAATCCATGATATAACGATGGCATGCAATTGTGCCGGACAAAACTGCATCCGTCGTTGCTTCGGAGTGCTCTTCGAGTCCTCGAAGTCCTCTGCTCTTCTTGTGAGTTCTCCAGAGACCAGGCTTGGCAAGCTAGAGTGCGGGCTCCTTACCAAACCATGAATGTGCACAGATCGTGAGTGAGGCTCCTATAAGTTGTCCGTTGAGCACATAGAAGTTGAAGATCGGCGTCTCTGGCCTACTTCGAGAAATCTGATGGGGTTTGTTGGAAAATAGGCCGGCCTGGTCGTGTCGATGCCAGCCGGTACAGTGCTTGAGCGTATGTTCGTCCAACACTCCGATGAGATCAGAGTAAGCAGTGAGGTCGTCTTGAACACGGATAAGGACAAGATGATGGAGGTGGAACGCGAATAGTTTGACCCTCGGATGCGGCCAGACATGGTGCCCGCCACTTTCGGCAGGGATCTGCTGGGTGATCTTCTCCTACCGTGGCCGATGTCAACAATATTTGTACTGCCGCATGCTTCGTCTGATCTGGCCTGTGTAACCATACTGCTCCGGCATGGTTAGTCAGTGCGGCAGAGATGCCACTCGTCGTCATGGCTCTGGCGGTGAGGTCAACGGCCAGCTGTTTGGTGATGCCCTTGAGTAGAGGCCGTAGCGAGGCATCAGGTTGAGCAAGCACGATACCTACACGTACCAACGGGGTGAGTGTCGCAAGTGTGCATGTGAAAGCGCGAGAAGGCTGGAGGGAAGGAGTAGCATTTTGGATTAGTCAGCTTTCCGATTGCATGGTCAACTTTCTGTCTATCACAAGCACATCCATAACCTGGGAACCCACTGACACCAGCGACCTTACTATTCTGCAAGCACAACACGACTCGAGTACAGCACATCCCTCTGGGCCACCCGAATCACCATCAAAACACACAGCCAACATGTCTCGCCATCATCCGTAAGCCCGTCACAGCACCTCACAAAATCACAATTTACTAACTCTCTCACAGCGACCTGGTCATGTGCCGCAAGACAGCCGGCATCTCCATCGGACGACTCTGCGACAAATGCGACGGCAAATGCCCCGTATGCGATTCCTACGTGCGACCGACGACCCTCGTCCGAATCTGCGACGAATGCGCTTTCGGCAACTACCAGAACAAGTGCGTTGTCTGCGGTGGTGAGGGAATATCAGATGCCTTCTACTGCTTTGAGTGCACCCGGCTGGAGAAGGATCGAGATGGATGTCCCAAGATCATCAATTTGGGCAGTTCGAGGACGGACCTGTTCTACCAGAAGAAGAATTTCAGGAATCATTgagaggcggcgaagggAACTTGGGCATGATAAACATGAGATGGACACATAAGACAGCCGTAGCAGTGATCTGCACTTTGGGCCAAGGGTACAGTGCATTCGAAAGCAGTGCGCTGGAACGCTCGTCTGGGAGGACAGAGGGAAGCCCGGCGAACAGACCAGCCGTGCTCACGGGGTAGTGGATTGCGCAATATAGCGGTCAACTGCCAGGAACAGACAGTAGCCGCTTGACGGTCTGACGCGGAGGATGACAATCGAGCCCGCGCACCAGCCTAACAAAGTCTGGCAATTCGAGAGCAGACGTGGTATGATCATTGAGCTTCGCGGTCAAGCGTACGTACTCATATACTTGCAGATCTCCTCCTTCTGTGCCTCGCGACGTATAAGCCTCTTTACATGCCATTCGCCGCGTCACGGAAACGACGTTCATCAAAACGCGGTCAACTGGACTAACCAGGTGCGTGTCTCCAACGTGCGTCTCACTTCTTGCGCCCGAAATGCCTTTCCCTGGCAGGTTGTCGCGTATCCCGTCAGCATTCGGGCCACATTGGCTCTATAGGCCGTTGCTCTGGACTTTCGGTCAGTCCAAAGTTCCCAAGCAGTGTATTGGTGAGTCTAGATATCAGCCTAGTAGGTGAAGTTCCTCAAGGGGCTTCGAAGAGCAACGCCGAGGGCTCCTGACAAAAGAGGTGGCCGTCGTACTAGACATTGAGTGTCCTTCGAACGCCACGTTAGCTATAACACGGGATAGCAGCTACTTGCACAGTAGAAGCGTGCGACCTCCAGCGCCCGTTGTATCGCTTCGACAAATTTTGCTTTGTCCAACGCGCTCGAAGCACTCTCCGCAGATGATAGTCGCTACCACGTTTGGAGTGAGGCGGCCACCTCTCTTGTCAACGGCCCTTGCGCATAAGGCTCTCACAGAGGACGTGAATCTGGTGTGGCAGGAAAGTTGGACTGCCTTTGCCGGAGTCTTCCACCTTTATATCATTGACCATACAGATCAGTACTACAACTCAATCCACCTCGCCATCCAAAACTCCGTAATCTCCTTCGCCTCATCTACCAGACCCATATCCAGCAGTAACTGCGTCGTTCCTCTCACTGCACTTTCCAATGCACTCCAGATCCAAGCATGCGTATAGCTAGTATGCTCACCGACAAACACAGTGTGCTTCTCCGTCTGGAAGTATGCCGGCAGATACAATTCCTGCTGACCGACAAGCGGATCAGCCCATGCGCCAGCCTGATATTCATCGAATTCCCAGCACTTGCGGTCATAGTTGCCGGTCCACTGCTCAGCAGCGACTTCGCCATGAATCTCAACCATAGCGCGCTGGACGAGAGCGACATGATCTTCCTCGGTCATGGATCCGACAGAGCGAGCATCGTTTGTGGAGATGTAGGAACCAAGAATTACGCCTGGTCTGGTCGAGTTAATCTGGTAAGATGGGTAGCAGATACTGCCAACCTGTTAAAACGACTATTAGAACTTCTCTCTC
It encodes:
- a CDS encoding Pre-mRNA-splicing factor ini1, coding for MSRHHPDLVMCRKTAGISIGRLCDKCDGKCPVCDSYVRPTTLVRICDECAFGNYQNKCVVCGGEGISDAFYCFECTRLEKDRDGCPKIINLGSSRTDLFYQKKNFRNH
- a CDS encoding Regulatory protein alcR — encoded protein: MALPGTATASKRTAREMEMDWQHGETACYSPLSECTDATGRMYSEDECKDAAIPRRRQNRSCDHCRLGKRRCDVRIKAGDLSTFTPCTNCKRWKKQCTIEWIKTRERNPPIPTGGRPRRKSTAGTGSELPALQETTSETWSPMGSSSSSSEFRLNEGINIPPRRINPHITLDSSFPWSSAGMAGPKILPDMRQNVPGPDTQLFPHDGGTAACSPDLAGFASSSAMASMGSSTFNDPYERPAGHFPPIPVPLVPADVEPTLPLSSNPAIGTSSIANASAPIEPQQHMVHSGYITDEQNNDVPGQEDGRLTPRTAIRYNLFRPSSPFAMQFLAKDYSRIQIKEGLLKIYRDSMEGALSCWLTERNCPYSFSPFNGKDLLDGRDVWGSNWASRMVTRVCALDKEYVKAGVLSKRDQQQGAKILNLVVMAFAAQWSQAGRRHDAAHTDYSSSSSESAAATGQACSDPPIQQLGEESFGRNTQKALWHKANRALSEASDNNSFQAVFAGIIFSLTQRPINGTEVLDELQPSGTDELTSLFKVLDLDGPTLSLDAANRKMHDHRRKLRDAKQPGMYGARAPIKLSDAHEETFGLLYWLAVMFDTLSAAINRRSFTINDMESNFSRAGGDSKPRTVRHDSGLPQGYMLPEQELNDEAAVWGDYFLREQSRTGQLRSQSTRWPCQYHEAASCLADAAPVKVLLYRRLGQVQSLYYQGALPQLIENGLEATMEVYNHWNNTYGLFIEDCMRYHEELPARIQSWYTLLTGHWNLAVLIFVDLIDTMDSANMTLPTHANLRKSISFTSHLRDTAVYAICELGRCCRAGDEPLAFTQSPDFHHAVNKAALLTEPWTVVLVRTFGYAGAILARRLHLDQPPESGLALGTYSKERLQYCIDALSLLGKKSDMAMCAAELLSRYTNRSKF
- a CDS encoding Cytochrome P450 monooxygenase astJ is translated as MAMQSGDIHRILLDLHNKYGPIVRIAPNELSYIDPRAMKDIYQNPRIHRAGVWFPRRPNEPTTIMGADEEAHAKYKKAFLGGFTEKAVREHTNVLDRYVGLMISKFKESCSASSKGAVVDIIDWLNMVTFDVSGDLSFGSSFGSTQQGKAHPWVDISNQFGKGIALMASLNFYPGVVKLLKDLMPKKAMENLKYHKQLTVEKLAERLEATADCKDFVQSVLDYNDTAQDKGKQLTRTQIEGNTPVILFAGSETTSSAIGSVLWYLLKSAKWLKQAQADVRAAFSTEADITMASLAKRDILTAVISEGLRLGSTIVIGVPRISRAKAARWFAESSCRKTMLAVNQYPAFHSAANFTNPETFDPARFVGPAKDEISPVFRPCLVGRHVCIGERFAWAEMRLIIASLLFSFDISLDERHSNLKDWAEQKTFIFWCVSLTAN
- a CDS encoding Acyltransferase sidL, which translates into the protein MAPAIVHLPNRQTLSVTPVFGGLYFKANDLSAHRSVFPPGWTIILNSEDDDDDDDDDDHKPLPGAATTHDTSADRSATEGVPKARHIHRFKRPTLRNDHLFISSISNPASNDFRPATSPTRQIAMMLWATLYWYFHQQEPEPQLRNATSESTPDAGKPKGEWRININREGIFTSKHLLPKMERMGLIASEDSTVGLDPEDGTKNQSEGWTQMFVSRRSFWQLDPRVYLFTLAPLQTNSPYPAMSPAGSRPASPVRNSQIHEERSSTPLGLQATAQSALGAGHRASTPPGPFHSSSHLPTFYPPPPCQYTSTNNMRHPIRPKPPRQGETFYTRYVPSLGQYLSFRVASLSKRPIVYRGPFSQHDGADPMQSGRDISRATASYSAPKVPTIGDLTVEERDSDTARMTDVEILHKWMNDPRVSHSWGEQGPIEHQEQFLKHGLTSRHSMPVIGCFDGKPFGFFEIYWVKEDRLAQYLGGEVADWDRGLHVLVGEQDFRGPHRIKVWLNALLHFCWLSDSRTNVVMMEPRVDNVKLRKYCEQVGFYREREVSLPHKQSNLMKIRREAWEAPAL